In Campylobacter sp. 2014D-0216, the following proteins share a genomic window:
- a CDS encoding acetyl-CoA carboxylase subunit A, producing MIHKILIANRGEIAVRVIRACRDLHIKSVAVYTEPDYECLHVKVADEAYRIGTDAIRGYLDGKRIVEIAKACGADAIHPGYGFLSENYEFAKECEDAGIIFIGPKSDVIRKMGNKNIARYLMKKNGIPVVPGTEKLNHCTLEEIKLQALKIGYPVILKASGGGGGRGIRVVHKEEDLEKSFEACKREALSFFKNDEVFMEKYVINPRHIEFQILADNYGNIIHLCERDCSIQRRHQKIIEIAPCPSISEKLRKTIGVTAVAAAKAVGYTNVGTVEFLLDDYNRFYFMEMNTRIQVEHPITEEITGIDLITRQIRIANGEILDLEQSDIKPRGFAIEARITAENVWKNFIPSPGKITEYFPALGPSVRVDSHLYKDYTVPPYYDSLLAKLIVKGSSYDSAVNRLERALKEFVIDDIRTTVPFLIAITKIREFRRGYFDTSFIETHMEELLEKTEDRHQENKEEVIAAIAAALQKIKESRE from the coding sequence ATGATACATAAGATTTTAATAGCCAATAGAGGTGAGATCGCAGTCAGAGTAATCCGTGCTTGTAGGGATTTGCACATAAAAAGTGTTGCAGTTTATACCGAACCTGATTATGAGTGTTTGCATGTAAAAGTTGCAGATGAAGCATATAGAATAGGAACGGATGCTATAAGAGGGTATCTAGATGGCAAAAGAATTGTAGAGATCGCAAAAGCTTGTGGAGCTGATGCAATACATCCTGGCTATGGATTTTTGAGCGAAAATTATGAATTTGCTAAAGAATGCGAGGATGCGGGGATCATTTTCATAGGCCCAAAATCAGATGTTATTCGCAAAATGGGAAATAAAAACATTGCAAGATATTTGATGAAAAAAAATGGGATCCCTGTGGTGCCTGGAACTGAAAAATTAAATCATTGTACATTAGAAGAAATCAAACTTCAAGCTTTGAAAATAGGCTATCCTGTGATTTTAAAAGCCAGTGGCGGCGGCGGCGGTAGAGGTATACGTGTTGTGCATAAAGAAGAGGATTTGGAAAAATCTTTTGAAGCTTGTAAGAGAGAAGCGCTTAGCTTTTTTAAAAATGATGAAGTGTTTATGGAAAAATATGTTATCAATCCAAGACATATTGAGTTTCAAATTCTAGCGGATAATTATGGAAATATCATTCACCTTTGTGAAAGAGATTGTTCTATCCAAAGAAGACATCAAAAAATTATCGAAATAGCACCTTGTCCGAGTATTTCAGAAAAACTTAGAAAAACCATAGGAGTAACCGCTGTAGCTGCTGCAAAAGCAGTGGGTTATACGAATGTTGGTACAGTTGAGTTTTTGCTTGATGATTATAATAGATTTTATTTTATGGAAATGAATACAAGAATTCAAGTAGAGCATCCTATCACAGAAGAAATCACAGGAATTGATCTTATCACAAGACAAATTCGTATTGCTAATGGAGAAATTTTAGATTTAGAACAAAGCGATATTAAACCAAGAGGTTTTGCTATAGAAGCTAGAATTACAGCAGAGAATGTGTGGAAAAATTTCATTCCAAGTCCAGGTAAAATCACCGAATATTTTCCGGCTTTAGGTCCATCTGTAAGAGTGGATAGTCATTTGTATAAAGACTATACGGTGCCGCCTTATTATGATTCTTTGCTTGCAAAATTAATCGTCAAAGGTTCAAGTTATGATAGTGCGGTTAATAGGCTTGAGAGGGCTTTGAAGGAATTTGTGATCGATGATATAAGAACTACTGTGCCATTTTTGATCGCAATTACCAAAATAAGGGAATTTAGAAGAGGTTATTTTGATACTTCTTTTATAGAAACACACATGGAGGAGCTTTTAGAAAAAACAGAAGATAGGCATCAAGAAAATAAAGAAGAGGTGATTGCTGCGATTGCTGCTGCTTTACAAAAAATAAAAGAAAGTAGAGAATAA
- a CDS encoding arginyltransferase, which yields MNIIGFCTLEEECPYLEDRYCRNEYNYVSFITKAQNQELVSRGWRRFGSYFSRPICDGCNECQNLRIVVDDFHFSKSYRRVLKKNTATKIILQKPSLSDEHLLLYEKYHHYQKDKRNWKIYDLNFRKYYNLYVDNAGTFGYELDFYVDNKLVCVDLIDILDDGISSIYCFYDPDFSHLSLGKYSLLTEIKLAQLKKLKYIYLGYFVKGCQSLSYKADYSPNEILKHTSALNEQAFLWS from the coding sequence ATGAATATTATAGGTTTTTGTACTTTAGAAGAAGAATGTCCTTATCTTGAGGATAGGTATTGTAGAAATGAATACAACTATGTCTCTTTTATCACTAAGGCGCAAAACCAAGAATTAGTTTCAAGAGGCTGGCGACGCTTTGGTTCGTATTTTTCAAGACCTATTTGCGATGGTTGTAATGAATGTCAAAATTTACGTATCGTAGTGGATGATTTTCATTTTAGTAAAAGTTATCGTAGGGTTTTGAAAAAAAATACTGCAACTAAGATCATCTTGCAAAAACCTTCTTTGAGTGATGAGCATTTGTTATTATACGAAAAATACCATCATTATCAAAAAGATAAGAGAAATTGGAAAATTTATGATCTCAATTTTAGAAAATACTACAATCTCTACGTAGATAATGCGGGTACCTTTGGTTATGAGCTAGATTTTTATGTTGATAATAAATTAGTCTGTGTTGATTTGATTGATATTTTAGATGATGGAATTTCTAGTATATATTGTTTTTATGATCCTGATTTTTCACACTTAAGCCTCGGAAAATATTCACTTTTAACCGAAATTAAACTAGCACAATTGAAAAAATTAAAATACATTTATTTAGGATATTTTGTAAAAGGGTGTCAATCTTTATCGTATAAAGCCGATTATAGTCCAAATGAAATTTTAAAACACACTAGTGCTTTAAATGAACAAGCATTTTTGTGGAGTTAG
- a CDS encoding adenylosuccinate lyase, whose protein sequence is MQVVQTLESVSVNTDDFLMFKYFQDLIRKNFSKVVGNKNKTLSFFVENEIPQRRYFLKLVNHKYKKNTGNQIDNLAFAHYKTFKLNLAQANTLKPVIFAKIGFAQKNILITLSSNEKLFAVYLEQYFKDHKSVYDEKNCIFSLEYKDDNTLNLLEILASVNEHLKYCVDFTINETQLLEFRNKMKNKASTNWKFNALAKLFENYFQTLGCNSSDDFSTIRQNYLNLVKIYHPDRHQGKSKIEQAYCREEFEKIQLAYESLKSLYKNNT, encoded by the coding sequence ATGCAAGTAGTGCAAACTTTAGAATCGGTTAGTGTTAATACTGATGATTTTTTAATGTTTAAATATTTTCAAGATCTTATCCGTAAAAATTTTTCCAAAGTTGTCGGAAATAAAAACAAAACTTTGTCTTTTTTTGTGGAAAATGAAATTCCTCAAAGAAGATACTTTTTAAAGCTTGTAAATCATAAATATAAAAAAAATACAGGCAATCAAATCGATAATCTTGCTTTTGCGCACTATAAAACCTTCAAATTAAATCTTGCTCAGGCGAATACCTTAAAACCGGTAATCTTTGCTAAAATAGGTTTTGCACAAAAAAATATTTTGATCACGTTAAGTTCGAATGAGAAATTATTTGCGGTGTATTTGGAGCAATACTTTAAAGACCATAAAAGCGTATATGATGAGAAAAATTGTATTTTTTCATTAGAGTATAAAGACGATAACACTTTAAATCTTTTAGAAATTTTAGCAAGTGTTAATGAGCATTTAAAATACTGTGTAGATTTTACAATCAATGAAACTCAGCTTTTGGAATTTAGAAATAAAATGAAAAATAAGGCTAGTACAAATTGGAAATTTAATGCCTTGGCTAAGTTATTTGAGAATTATTTTCAAACATTAGGGTGTAATTCTAGTGATGATTTTTCTACTATTAGGCAAAACTATCTTAATTTGGTAAAAATTTACCACCCTGATCGTCATCAAGGTAAAAGTAAAATCGAACAAGCTTATTGCCGTGAAGAATTTGAAAAAATTCAACTTGCATATGAAAGCCTGAAATCTTTATATAAAAACAATACCTGA
- the ftsW gene encoding putative lipid II flippase FtsW: MVADRKLFFLSCILITIGILFSYSLSAFTVLYLEYNEFHFFIRQLFFGLSGIAIIYFVSRLNPDSKMAHYLMISVLLVSFLFILVLPFLPTFLATAAGGAKRWIRLGPLSISPVEFFKIGLIYFLAWSYTRRIDDSKKAIKHEVLILIPYFILAACVIGYIYMTQNDLGQSVISFFLVFALAFFAGASKRLFAFGVVIVGMIGVLVILSNQRRIQRISAWWGNIQDAFLPFFPDWLASALRVSHNSEPYQISHSLNAIAHGGFFGEGLGLGTFKLGFLSEVHTDFVLSGITEEIGLLGLSIICLIYLLVILRIFRIAGRCENKVHFLFCSGVALLLLFSFFMNAFGIISLTPLKGVAVPLLSYGGSSMWSICLGIGYVLMISKKVKI; this comes from the coding sequence TTGGTTGCTGATAGAAAGTTATTTTTTTTAAGTTGCATTTTAATTACCATAGGCATACTTTTTTCTTACTCATTAAGCGCTTTTACTGTGCTTTATTTGGAGTATAATGAATTTCATTTTTTTATCAGACAGCTTTTTTTTGGGCTTAGTGGTATAGCTATTATTTATTTTGTATCAAGGTTAAACCCTGATAGCAAAATGGCGCATTATCTCATGATAAGTGTTTTATTAGTCTCGTTTTTATTTATCCTTGTTTTACCTTTTTTACCAACTTTCCTTGCTACGGCAGCAGGGGGTGCTAAAAGATGGATCAGACTTGGGCCTTTGTCTATTTCTCCGGTTGAGTTTTTTAAAATAGGTTTGATTTATTTTCTTGCTTGGTCTTATACTAGAAGAATTGATGATAGTAAAAAAGCAATCAAGCATGAGGTTTTGATTTTAATTCCTTATTTTATTCTAGCAGCTTGTGTGATAGGGTATATTTATATGACACAAAATGACCTAGGGCAAAGTGTGATTTCGTTTTTCTTGGTTTTTGCTTTAGCTTTTTTTGCAGGAGCGAGTAAAAGGCTTTTTGCTTTTGGTGTGGTTATTGTTGGAATGATAGGAGTTTTGGTAATTTTAAGTAACCAAAGAAGAATTCAACGTATATCTGCTTGGTGGGGAAATATCCAAGATGCTTTTTTGCCTTTTTTTCCTGATTGGCTGGCAAGTGCTTTAAGAGTAAGTCATAATTCAGAACCATATCAAATTTCACACAGTTTAAATGCTATAGCTCACGGTGGCTTTTTTGGAGAAGGTTTAGGGCTTGGTACATTCAAGCTAGGCTTTTTAAGTGAAGTACATACAGACTTTGTTTTATCAGGTATAACGGAAGAAATAGGTTTGTTGGGTTTAAGTATTATTTGTTTGATTTATTTATTGGTAATCCTTCGAATTTTTAGAATAGCAGGGCGTTGTGAAAATAAGGTGCACTTTTTATTTTGCTCAGGAGTTGCATTGCTTTTATTATTTTCATTTTTTATGAATGCATTTGGTATTATTTCTTTGACACCGCTAAAAGGAGTTGCCGTTCCGCTTTTAAGCTATGGAGGTAGCTCCATGTGGTCTATTTGCCTTGGAATAGGATATGTACTAATGATTAGTAAAAAGGTAAAAATTTAA
- a CDS encoding basic amino acid ABC transporter substrate-binding protein, with translation MKKILYVVLALFGILVLGACSSDKNQTGASSEKVYKVGIAANYPPFDFIKDAKITGFDVDLLEEIAKRENLKLEWVNMSFDGLIPALKAGKIDMIASAMSSTPQRLTSMDFSDTYFNTKNLYLKLKTDASISDKQSLEGKKIGVQLGTIQESAAKSIPNAQVVASEEMLAAILALKAGKLDAVLTDKDIGKGYLKTNEELEAFLEENDGSSGFCIAFDKGKQTELIQKINAGLEKVKADGTYQKIVEKYDLQ, from the coding sequence ATGAAAAAAATTTTATATGTTGTTTTAGCGTTGTTTGGTATATTAGTTTTAGGTGCTTGCTCAAGTGATAAAAACCAAACTGGTGCTTCTAGTGAAAAGGTTTACAAAGTAGGTATAGCTGCAAATTATCCTCCTTTTGATTTTATTAAAGATGCAAAAATTACCGGATTTGATGTAGATTTACTAGAAGAAATAGCAAAAAGAGAAAATCTAAAACTTGAATGGGTAAATATGAGCTTTGATGGTTTGATTCCTGCTTTAAAAGCTGGAAAAATTGATATGATCGCTTCTGCTATGAGTTCAACTCCTCAAAGACTAACAAGTATGGATTTTAGCGATACTTATTTTAATACAAAAAATTTATACTTAAAGTTAAAAACAGATGCTAGTATTAGCGACAAACAAAGTTTAGAAGGTAAAAAAATAGGTGTGCAACTTGGTACCATTCAAGAAAGTGCTGCAAAATCTATCCCAAATGCTCAAGTAGTAGCGAGTGAGGAAATGCTAGCGGCGATTTTAGCATTAAAAGCTGGTAAATTAGATGCGGTTTTAACTGATAAAGATATTGGTAAAGGTTATTTAAAAACCAATGAAGAATTAGAGGCGTTTTTGGAAGAAAATGATGGTAGTTCTGGTTTTTGTATAGCATTTGACAAAGGAAAGCAAACTGAACTTATTCAAAAAATCAATGCTGGTTTAGAAAAAGTAAAAGCTGATGGTACTTATCAAAAAATCGTAGAAAAATACGACCTACAATAA
- a CDS encoding aminotransferase class V-fold PLP-dependent enzyme, which produces MNIETLKQDIILKKGIHYFDFTASALALKSIEKEIKKILTTYANTHSDSSLNSFITQQYYENARANLKKYLELDDSFALIACGSGSSAAIKKFQEILGLYIPPRIKQKYFREVKKKSLPLVIIGPYEHHSNELSFREALCEYIRVPLDKNGELDYDFLKNLLHKSKDREIIASFNAASNVTGILSDYKKIYTLIKQYNGVVAFDISTLAPYANLDPKFYDAVFISSHKLLGGVGSCGLLAIKKNLCGDTPSFAAGGTVGYVSRTSQQYLCEVENLEEGGTPGIIQLIRASLAFKIRNEIGLDTIEKKEKELCEYFFKQCMNFPKMTLYAKNITHRLPIFAFNIEGISPFDLAYKLSKTYKIETRAGCACAGPYGHDLLNLKDNQELKFKPGWLRVGFHYTHTKEDIEYFLKALKASIKALS; this is translated from the coding sequence TTGAATATTGAAACATTAAAACAAGATATTATTTTAAAAAAAGGAATACATTATTTTGACTTTACTGCTAGCGCTTTGGCACTAAAAAGCATAGAAAAAGAAATCAAAAAAATACTTACAACCTATGCTAATACACATTCTGATAGCTCTTTAAATTCTTTTATCACACAACAATACTACGAAAACGCAAGGGCGAATTTAAAAAAATATCTTGAATTAGATGATAGTTTTGCACTTATAGCTTGTGGAAGCGGATCTTCTGCGGCAATTAAGAAATTTCAAGAAATCTTAGGCTTATACATTCCTCCGCGTATTAAGCAAAAATACTTTCGCGAAGTCAAAAAAAAATCGCTACCTTTAGTCATTATAGGACCTTATGAACACCATTCTAATGAGCTTTCTTTTAGAGAGGCATTATGTGAATACATTAGAGTGCCTTTAGATAAAAATGGCGAATTAGATTATGATTTTTTAAAAAATTTACTACATAAATCCAAAGATAGAGAAATTATCGCAAGTTTTAATGCTGCCTCTAATGTGACTGGTATTTTAAGTGATTATAAAAAAATCTACACTCTAATTAAACAATACAATGGTGTCGTTGCTTTTGATATTTCAACTCTAGCCCCTTATGCTAATTTAGATCCCAAATTTTATGATGCGGTATTTATTAGTTCTCATAAACTACTTGGAGGCGTAGGATCGTGTGGTTTGCTTGCTATTAAAAAAAATCTATGTGGCGATACTCCTAGTTTTGCAGCAGGTGGAACAGTGGGTTATGTCTCAAGAACTTCTCAACAATATTTATGTGAAGTTGAAAACCTAGAAGAAGGTGGCACACCTGGAATTATCCAGCTAATTAGAGCAAGCTTAGCTTTTAAAATACGTAATGAAATAGGTTTAGATACTATAGAAAAAAAAGAAAAGGAACTTTGTGAGTATTTTTTTAAACAATGTATGAATTTCCCAAAAATGACTTTATATGCAAAAAATATCACACATAGATTGCCTATTTTTGCTTTTAATATAGAAGGAATTTCTCCATTTGATTTAGCCTACAAACTAAGTAAAACATATAAAATAGAAACAAGAGCGGGTTGTGCTTGTGCAGGACCTTATGGACATGACTTGCTCAATTTAAAAGACAATCAAGAACTAAAATTTAAACCGGGTTGGCTAAGAGTGGGATTTCACTATACACACACAAAAGAAGATATAGAGTATTTTTTAAAAGCCTTGAAAGCAAGTATCAAGGCTTTGAGTTAA
- a CDS encoding DUF234 domain-containing protein — protein sequence MKLSLYENISNVFINHAFDILSQLNLDENSLKALSVLSKNDRKRFSINKSIPHFQALGIINKLLDKNILVLEKSQEKPAIKNKRQKVKKELRSYIVQDKVVFKNHGLRFFFYFIYPNLSLIVSNKTEELLGIIKTNLENYQSLIFEFLCKDFLAKKLKVEQVFSFWNYYCEIDLYYCENNFCVLGEVKFKERKICKNILNILKNKAKQLQVQPNLYVLFSKRGFSKELVANKERNLLLYTLEDFKFLIEDNNG from the coding sequence TTGAAATTAAGCTTGTATGAGAATATTTCAAATGTTTTTATTAATCATGCTTTTGATATTTTAAGTCAATTAAATTTAGATGAAAATAGCTTAAAAGCTTTAAGTGTGTTGAGTAAAAATGATAGAAAACGTTTTTCTATTAATAAATCTATTCCGCATTTTCAAGCATTAGGTATCATCAATAAGCTTTTAGATAAAAATATCTTGGTTTTGGAAAAAAGTCAAGAAAAACCTGCGATAAAAAACAAAAGGCAGAAAGTAAAAAAAGAATTAAGATCATATATTGTTCAAGATAAGGTAGTTTTTAAAAATCATGGTTTGAGGTTTTTCTTTTACTTTATATATCCTAATTTAAGCTTAATCGTAAGCAATAAAACAGAAGAATTGTTGGGAATTATAAAAACAAATTTAGAAAATTATCAAAGTCTTATTTTTGAATTTTTGTGCAAAGATTTTTTAGCTAAAAAGCTTAAAGTGGAGCAGGTTTTTAGTTTTTGGAATTATTATTGTGAGATAGATTTGTATTATTGTGAAAATAATTTTTGCGTTTTAGGTGAGGTTAAATTTAAAGAAAGAAAGATTTGTAAAAATATCTTAAATATTTTAAAAAATAAAGCAAAACAGCTTCAAGTTCAGCCAAATTTATATGTGCTTTTTTCAAAAAGAGGTTTTAGTAAAGAATTGGTGGCTAATAAGGAGCGTAATTTGCTTTTATATACTTTGGAAGATTTTAAATTTTTAATCGAGGATAACAATGGATGA
- a CDS encoding fla regulon two-component system sensor histidine kinase FlgS has product MDENILKSLDSSEKENLQQGLKALIEQTYVIENEYKQLNENYTALRQMVSEIIEVLPMALWILDANKNIILQNNLATQKPKLLECIDLDKTHYELEFDHKFYLIKITSHIDKLIVNATDISDEKRNERLASMGTVAAHLAHEIRNPIGSISLLSSTLFERSELKNKHIVLEIQKAISRVERIVNSTLLFTKGVHVNFNEFNLQELQDECEQAIGAYNYLANIDFSFDFLDLRLNADKSLLALVLQNLLYNAIDAIEESENDEGCIKVQCEQKEDKIFIRVYDSGVGIKDKKMVFEAFKTTKLKGNGLGLSLSKQIIDAHNGVLGFDENPKCFFIELKI; this is encoded by the coding sequence ATGGATGAGAATATTTTAAAAAGTTTAGATTCTAGTGAAAAAGAAAATTTACAGCAAGGCTTAAAAGCTTTAATAGAACAAACTTATGTTATAGAAAACGAATATAAACAGCTTAATGAAAACTACACTGCGTTAAGACAAATGGTGAGTGAGATTATAGAAGTTTTACCTATGGCATTGTGGATTTTAGATGCAAACAAAAATATTATTTTACAAAATAATCTTGCCACTCAAAAGCCAAAGCTTTTAGAATGTATTGATCTTGATAAAACACATTATGAGCTTGAATTTGACCATAAATTTTATCTGATTAAAATCACCTCTCATATTGATAAACTTATAGTAAATGCAACAGATATTAGCGATGAAAAAAGAAACGAAAGACTAGCGAGTATGGGTACAGTGGCGGCTCATTTAGCACATGAAATACGCAATCCTATTGGTTCCATTTCACTTTTAAGTTCAACTTTATTTGAAAGAAGTGAGTTGAAAAACAAGCATATTGTTTTAGAAATTCAAAAAGCAATTTCAAGGGTAGAACGTATAGTAAATTCCACTTTGCTTTTTACCAAAGGTGTGCATGTTAATTTTAATGAATTTAATTTACAAGAGTTGCAAGATGAATGCGAGCAAGCTATTGGTGCGTATAATTATTTAGCGAATATTGACTTTAGTTTTGATTTTTTAGATCTAAGATTGAATGCAGATAAATCTTTGCTTGCATTGGTATTGCAAAATTTGCTTTATAACGCCATAGATGCAATCGAAGAAAGCGAAAATGACGAGGGGTGTATCAAAGTCCAATGTGAGCAAAAAGAAGATAAAATTTTTATTAGAGTTTATGATAGCGGAGTAGGTATAAAAGATAAAAAAATGGTATTTGAGGCTTTTAAGACTACTAAATTAAAAGGAAATGGCTTGGGACTTTCTTTATCCAAGCAAATCATTGATGCGCATAATGGGGTATTGGGATTTGATGAAAATCCAAAATGTTTTTTTATAGAGCTAAAAATTTAA
- a CDS encoding tRNA (cytidine(34)-2'-O)-methyltransferase, protein MFHIVLVEPRIPQNTGSIGRMCYNAGFTLHIVNPLFSIDEKAVKRAGLDYWKKLNPLLWDSLEDFLNEYGKFQDRFFFATTKTSQTYFEVNYQKGDFLFFGSESFGLPMDLMQRKWENTITIPMKECGRSLNLATSVGIVSYEALRQNFASFEKN, encoded by the coding sequence ATGTTTCATATTGTTTTAGTTGAGCCACGTATACCTCAAAACACCGGAAGTATTGGAAGAATGTGTTATAATGCAGGGTTTACTTTGCATATTGTTAACCCACTCTTTAGTATCGATGAAAAAGCAGTTAAAAGAGCGGGGCTTGATTACTGGAAGAAATTAAATCCTTTATTGTGGGATAGCTTGGAGGATTTTTTAAACGAATATGGAAAATTTCAAGATAGATTTTTCTTTGCGACAACTAAAACCAGTCAGACTTATTTTGAAGTAAATTACCAAAAAGGCGATTTTTTGTTTTTTGGTAGTGAAAGTTTTGGTTTACCTATGGATCTTATGCAGAGAAAATGGGAAAATACTATTACTATACCGATGAAAGAATGTGGCAGAAGTTTAAATTTAGCAACAAGTGTGGGTATAGTAAGCTATGAAGCTTTGAGGCAAAATTTTGCCTCGTTTGAAAAGAATTAA
- a CDS encoding amino acid ABC transporter ATP-binding protein, giving the protein MIKIENLIKKYGDLEVLKDISVEINKGDIIAIIGPSGGGKSTFLRCLNKLEVPDSGNIFINNINILDKKTDINKIRQKVSMVFQHFNLFNNKNVLENLCLAPVQTKIMTKEEAVKKAKELLQKVGLSDKENYYPHKLSGGQKQRIAIARSLMMNPDVILFDEPTSALDPEMIGEVLNIMKEVAKEGLTMLVVTHEMGFARNVANRIFFMDKGVIAVDECPKIAFENPQNERLKEFLNQVLNH; this is encoded by the coding sequence ATGATTAAAATTGAAAATTTAATAAAAAAATACGGTGATTTAGAAGTTTTAAAAGACATTAGTGTTGAAATAAACAAAGGTGATATTATCGCTATTATCGGACCTAGTGGTGGTGGAAAAAGTACCTTTTTACGCTGTTTAAACAAACTTGAAGTACCAGATAGTGGTAATATTTTCATCAATAATATTAATATATTGGATAAAAAAACTGATATAAACAAAATTCGCCAAAAAGTTAGCATGGTTTTTCAGCATTTTAATCTTTTTAACAATAAAAATGTCTTAGAAAATTTATGTTTAGCGCCTGTACAAACTAAAATCATGACTAAAGAAGAAGCGGTAAAAAAAGCAAAAGAGCTTCTTCAAAAAGTTGGCTTAAGCGATAAAGAAAACTACTACCCGCATAAACTTTCAGGTGGACAAAAGCAACGCATTGCTATTGCACGTTCTTTGATGATGAATCCTGATGTAATTTTATTTGACGAACCAACATCAGCACTAGATCCTGAAATGATAGGCGAGGTTTTAAATATCATGAAAGAAGTAGCTAAAGAGGGTTTAACAATGCTTGTTGTTACACACGAAATGGGTTTTGCTAGAAATGTTGCAAACCGAATTTTCTTTATGGATAAAGGGGTTATAGCGGTAGATGAATGCCCTAAAATAGCCTTTGAAAATCCACAAAATGAAAGATTAAAAGAATTTTTAAATCAGGTATTAAACCATTAA
- a CDS encoding amino acid ABC transporter permease, translating to MKHNTMKIFVFFTIIIFWAYFSFPVEILQVKDSNGLATGEYAYTVEAKAYVHSYFTTLGLTVGGVLIGIVLGFFIAFLRCLEIQSLNFIIDEYIDIIRGTPILLQLLIFSVVIFATWSDNFYVAIIALGLNSSAYVAEIVRSGIQSVDKGQMEAARAMGLNYSASMRLIIFPQAIKNILPSLMNEFISLFKETSIVGYISVMDITMQSKSLQAVYYNPKPIIFTGLVYYVSVKILTLIARLIEERLSKHD from the coding sequence TTGAAACATAATACAATGAAAATCTTTGTATTTTTTACTATTATTATTTTCTGGGCTTACTTTTCTTTTCCGGTTGAAATTTTACAAGTAAAAGACTCAAATGGCTTAGCTACAGGAGAATATGCATACACTGTAGAAGCAAAAGCTTATGTTCATAGCTATTTTACGACTTTAGGGCTAACAGTCGGTGGGGTTTTAATCGGCATTGTGCTTGGTTTTTTTATCGCTTTTTTAAGATGTTTAGAAATTCAAAGCTTAAACTTTATCATAGATGAATACATCGACATTATACGTGGAACACCAATTCTTTTACAACTTTTAATTTTTTCTGTAGTTATTTTTGCAACTTGGAGTGATAATTTTTATGTGGCTATTATCGCACTTGGTCTTAACAGTTCTGCTTATGTTGCAGAGATTGTTAGAAGTGGGATTCAAAGCGTGGATAAAGGACAAATGGAAGCTGCAAGAGCAATGGGACTTAATTACTCTGCTTCTATGAGATTGATCATATTTCCACAAGCAATTAAAAACATTTTACCTTCTTTAATGAATGAGTTTATCTCTTTATTTAAGGAAACTTCGATTGTAGGTTATATTAGTGTTATGGATATTACTATGCAAAGCAAAAGCTTACAAGCTGTTTATTACAACCCTAAGCCTATTATTTTTACAGGGCTAGTATACTACGTGAGTGTAAAAATTCTAACCTTGATTGCAAGATTAATAGAAGAGAGATTAAGCAAACATGATTAA